A stretch of Salvelinus alpinus chromosome 4, SLU_Salpinus.1, whole genome shotgun sequence DNA encodes these proteins:
- the LOC139572247 gene encoding dynein heavy chain-like gives YIQYRLHYIQYRLHYIQYRLHYIQYRLHYIQYRLHYIQYRLHYIQYRLHYIQYRLHYIQYRLHYIQYRLHYIQYRLHYIQYRQHYIQYRLHYIQYRLHYIQYRLHYIQYRLHYIQYRLHYIQYRLHYIQYRLHYIQYRLHYIQYRLHYIQYRLHYIQYRLHYIQYRLHYIQYRLHYIQYRLHYIQYRLHYIQYRLHSVQYRLHSIWRAYSNT, from the exons tatatccagtacaggctacattatatccagtataggctacattatatccagtataggctacattatatccagtacaggctacattatatccagtataggctacattatatccagtacaggctacattatatccagtacaggctacattatatccagtacaggctacattatatccagtacaggctacattatatccagtataggctacattatatccagtataggctacattatatccagtataggcaacattatatccagtacaggctacattatatccagtataggctacattatatccagtataggctacattatatccagtacaggctacattatatccagtacaggctacattatatccagtacaggctacattatatccagtacaggctacattatatccagtacaggctacattatatccagtacaggctacattatatccagtacaggctacattatatccagtacaggctacattatatccagtacaggctacattatatccagtacaggctacattatatccagtacaggctacattatatccagtacaggctacattatatccagtatAGGCTACATTCTGTCCAGTATAGGCTACATTCTATCTG gagggcctacagcaacacctag
- the LOC139574757 gene encoding dynein heavy chain-like: protein YIQYRLHYIQYRLHYIQYRLHYIQYRLHYIQYRLHYIQYRLHYIQYRIHYIQYRLHYIQYRLHYIQYRLHYIQYRLHYIQYRLHYIQYRLHYIQYRLHYIQYRLHYIQYRLHYIQYRLHYIQYRLHYIQYRLHYIQYRLHYIQYRLHYIQYRLHYIQYRLHYIQYRLHYIQYRLHYIQYRLHYIQYRLHYIQYRLHYIQYRLHYIQYRLHYIQYRLHYIQYRLHYIQYRLHYIQYRLHYIQYRLHYIQYRLHYIQYRLHYIQYRLHYIQYRLHYIQYRLHYIQYRLHYIQYRLHYIQYRLHYIQYRLHYIQYRLYYIQYRLHYIQYRLHYIQYRLHYIQYRLHYIQYRLHYIQYRLHYIQYRLHYIQYRLHYIQYRLHYIQYRLHYIQYRLHYIQYRLHYI from the coding sequence tatatccagtataggctacattatatccagtacaggctacattatatccagtacaggctacattatatccagtacaggctacattatatccagtacaggctacattatatccagtataggctacattatatccagtacaggatacattatatccagtataggctacattatatccagtacaggctacattatatccagtacaggctacattatatccagtacaggctacattatatccagtataggctacattatatccagtacaggctacattatatccagtataggctacattatatccagtacaggctacattatatccagtataggctacattatatccagtacaggctacattatatccagtataggctacattatatccagtacaggctacattatatccagtacaggctacattatatccagtacaggctacattatatccagtataggctacattatatccagtataggctacattatatccagtataggctacattatatccagtataggctacattatatccagtataggctacattatatccagtataggctacattatatccagtataggctacattatatccagtataggctacattatatccagtacaggctacattatatccagtataggctacattatatccagtacaggctacattatatccagtataggctacattatatccagtacaggctacattatatccagtataggctacattatatccagtacaggctacattatatccagtacaggctacattatatccagtacaggctacattatatccagtataggctacattatatccagtataggctacattatatccagtacaggctacattatatccagtacaggctacattatatccagtacaggctacattatatccagtataggctacattatatccagtatAGGCTATATTATATCcagtacaggctacattatatccagtacaggctacattatatccagtacaggctacattatatccagtacaggctacattatatccagtataggctacattatatccagtacaggctacattatatccagtacaggctacattatatccagtataggctacattatatccagtataggctacattatatccagtacaggctacattatatccagtacaggctacattatatccagtacaggctacattatatc